In Melitaea cinxia chromosome Z, ilMelCinx1.1, whole genome shotgun sequence, a single window of DNA contains:
- the LOC123668856 gene encoding large proline-rich protein BAG6-like: MIEFTIKTLDSKDHSFSVDDEITVAQLKEKVLEQMGVEIGLQRLIFCGRVLQDEKKLADYGVNGKVVHMVQRAPPCLESQALRERERDRERQLQIATQMGFNSDPISPVHINHTTQQQIRRLVALAATAHGIEIEDQPGVNLSPTASRLEFLRHIIDEIKATLEALKLNESDVRTMEYLARSAEIIKSWVLEMSASEHYIRLLDSVSGTTRESRGRRIRSMRPSYHTPPRDFAALVAELQQLDSEFSPFRETYIMTLRDANDSTIHLDEETLQRRQRSADLCAELYHSFSHAYHTVSDIGLLLTHGNSRLTSEALLRPTLPLQAHINVVQSSTTRRPLNPTATVNGTNQQPAEGQGIQFNSSQAGRNINQPTVNINIQPDPITYQLEIETRVPIPINLQNIINGANQNAAQGENNQNQNQGQNQGQVQSQRQTNSQSPGQGQTPDQGQTPNQGQTPDQGQSPDQGSGQGQGQVEGQNQSQDGQANRRQVMIDFENLFRGLGQGGGLGGVEVVMSMEEIPQALGGQGQNINTATTGASQPTDGSPQQHYGSQVYLAQMPWSELPHGDLVQNIVSSVLRHGFPPGIEGFYQIPNVIQTLDQTNRNQSQTSGQTLGQSQGQSQTQTQDQSPGQDQGQTQSQTQNQTQSQTPVQSLGQGLSQGQGQSQTQTQGQFQPEPQIFFRRIPSQTVDQEIQNSSEQSANMNSTNRPRQSIVRIQQPQQYQPARPRSQTLSINTLVYDRFLNCDSPHARRQLQRRRAEASQAGGLLLRDNSLTRIQNSVETLFERFDRNTNNDESLLIAAVVTLREATSFSSGRTLVVEELLPLRQRLQVFMRELMNGEYEVGTQEQLADLIFERYSGFINRIASITPIRRNVDIIESMKAVFIRFLNEAMTVLDIENNEVFTRRFRIVIPRMFYELCGVISYCCLEGVEGLRTIYRSFLTDLIQNIDEPVRDLLHSLSMENLNAAICRIEANKIHYAQFIRRKPVDICTLLSDSEDSSPMDEDVPDRGERMQFLVPTQSTAGSSMNAQFPYPSTSSKKKSNDESRQSEDSEDNSDSESTSTSCSRSSSAPATPSATPSPTVPPVLSIPSSPTAPRAPPASTSAFKVPPSPAPTAPSAPSEPKVPEASDVPEVSAIQEVSAIPEAPAIPEVSANAGVPVTAVPMSIARNNTSASDPMRVAASVNFGRGRFNRVNRSGSTMSSDSSGNIRFVPPAQIAQHWGEEWVPTFTRDLQRQRDTVEPYSDAYLSGMPPKKRRCVRQSRPPTTLNAFINESVSEVSSECDEAQGEELRVAFREHVRCIARARAAASEDYEPRRLVATARFLNQNRTSTRKSPENANSE; encoded by the exons ATTACTGTGGCACAGCTCAAGGAAAAAGTGCTGGAGCAGATGGGAGTTGAAATTGGTCTCCAACGTTTGATTTTTTGTGGAAGAGTATTGCAAGATGAGAAAAAATTGGCAGATTatg GTGTTAATGGCAAAGTGGTTCACATGGTGCAACGGGCTCCGCCTTGCCTCGAGTCCCAAGCGCTGAGAGAAAGAGAGCGAGATAGGGAGAGACAGCTTCAGATTGCTACCCAAATGGGTTTCAACTCGGACCCAATAAGCCCGGTTCATATAAATCATACCACTCAGCAGCAGATACGGAGACTTGTG GCATTGGCTGCCACCGCTCACGGGATTGAGATTGAAGATCAACCAGGCGTCAACCTGTCACCGACTGCCTCACGTTTGGAGTTTCTGCGTCATATAATCGACGAAATAAAGGCAACTCTTGAAGCGTTAAAGTTAAACGAAAGCGATGTAAGGACTATGGAATATTTAGCACGGTCGGCTGAAATTATCA AATCATGGGTATTGGAAATGTCTGCGTCTGAACATTACATTAGATTG CTCGATTCTGTAAGTGGAACTACTCGGGAGAGTCGGGGACGAAG AATTCGTTCGATGCGTCCTTCGTACCACACTCCTCCCAGAGATTTCGCCGCTCTTGTGGCTGAGCTACAACAGCTAGACAGCGAGTTCTCTCCGTTTAGGGAGACCTATATAATGACTCTACGTGATGCCAATGATTCCACT ATTCACCTCGACGAAGAGACTCTACAGCGCAGACAACGGAGCGCTGACTTGTGCGCTGAGTTGTATCACAGTTTCTCTCACGCTTACCACACTGTGAGTGACATCGGGCTACTGTTGACGCACGGAAACTCTCGACTTACGTCCGAAGCTCTTTTACGCCCCACGCTGCCGCTGCAG GCGCACATTAATGTTGTGCAATCGTCTACAACTCGTCGCCCGCTAAACCCGACCGCAACCGTTAACGGGACGAACCAACAGCCTGCCGAGGGTCAGGGAATCCAATTCAACAGCTCCCAAGCCGGTAGGAACATAAACCAACCGACTGTCAATATAAACATACAACCAGACCCCATTACCTACCAATTAGAAATAGAAACCAGGGTACCCATACCGATCAACCTCCAGAACATTATCAACGGTGCCAACCAGAATGCCGCTCAGGGTGAAAATAATCAAAACCAGAATCAGGGTCAAAATCAGGGTCAAGTCCAGAGCCAGAGGCAGACAAATAGTCAGTCCCCAGGCCAGGGCCAGACTCCAGACCAGGGTCAGACTCCTAACCAGGGTCAGACTCCAGACCAGGGTCAGTCTCCGGATCAGGGTTCAGGTCAGGGGCAAGGTCAGGTCGAAGGTCAGAATCAGAGTCAAGACGGACAAGCAAATCGTCGCCAAGTAATGATCG ATTTTGAGAATCTGTTTAGGGGATTGGGTCAAGGTGGAGGTTTGGGGGGTGTGGAAGTCGTCATGAGTATGGAAGAGATTCCCCAAGCGCTAGGGGGACAGGGGCAAAACATCAATACTGCGACAACCGGGGCCTCACAGCCGACTGATGGTAGTCCTCAACAGCACTATGGATCACAAG TATATTTAGCTCAGATGCCATGGAGTGAATTGCCGCACGGTGACCTCGTACAAAACATCGTTTCGTCGGTCCTTCGACATGGCTTTCCGCCTGGTATTGAAGGGTTTTACCAAATACCTAACGTAATACAAACTCTGGATCAGACGAACCGAAATCAGAGTCAAACTTCAGGCCAGACTTTGGGACAAAGCCAAGGCCAGAGCCAGACTCAAACCCAAGATCAGAGCCCAGGTCAAGACCAAGGCCAGACCCAGAGTCAGACTCAGAACCAAACACAGAGCCAGACACCAGTCCAAAGTCTCGGCCAGGGTCTGTCACAAGGTCAGGGCCAAAGTCAGACTCAAACTCAAGGTCAATTTCAACCCGAGCCTCAAATATTTTTCCGGCGTATCCCTTCGCAGACCGTGGATCAAGAGATTCAAAACAGTAGCGAACAAAGTGCAAATATGAATTCGACCAATCGGCCCAGACAGT cTATAGTGCGCATACAACAACCGCAACAATACCAGCCCGCTAGGCCGCGATCGCAAACGCTTTCGATCAACACGCTGGTCTACGACAGATTCCTGAATTGCGACAGTCCACACGCCAGGCGACAATTGCAGAGGCGCAG GGCCGAGGCATCTCAAGCCGGTGGGTTACTTCTGCGTGACAATAGTCTAACACGCATTCAA AACAGTGTAGAAACACTTTTCGAGAGATTCGATAGGAACACTAATAACGACGAGTCTCTACTGATTGCGGCTGTAGTTACTTTG CGCGAGGCGACGTCGTTCTCCAGTGGACGTACACTGGTTGTTGAGGAGTTGCTGCCTCTACGTCAGCGCCTGCAAGTCTTTATGCGTGAGCTGATGAATGGAGAGTATGAAGTCGGCACTCAGGAGCAACTAGCTGACTTGATTTTCGAACGCTACTCAGGGTTTATCAATCGCATC GCCTCGATCACACCGATACGCCGTAACGTCGACATTATTGAGTCAATGAAGGCGGTATTCATACGTTTCCTGAACGAAGCGATGACCGTTTTGGACATTGAAAACAATGAAGTATTTACCCGACGATTTCGCATCGTAATACCACGAATGTTTTACGAACTGTGTGGCGTTATTTCTTACTGCTGCTTAGAGGGAGTGGAGGGTCTTCGTACAATTTATCGATCATTCTTG ACCGACTTGATCCAGAACATCGACGAACCTGTTCGCGATCTTCTCCACAGCCTTTCTATGGAGAATTTGAATGCAGCCATTTGCCGCATAGAGGCCAATAAGATTCATTATGCGCAATTTATACGTCGTAAACCGGTCGACATTTGCACTCtg ctaaGCGATTCAGAAGATTCATCACCAATGGACGAAGATGTCCCCGATCGTGGCGAACGGATGCAATTTTTGGTCCCCACGCAGTCAACTGCAGGAAGCAGTATGAATGCTCAGTTCCCGTATCCATCGACCTCCTCCAAGAAGAAGTCGAATGATGAAAGTCGCCAAAGTGAAGATTCAGAGGACAATTCTGACTCGGAATCAACTTCAACTTCCTGTTCTAGGTCATCTTCTGCCCCGGCTACCCCGTCTGCCACCCCCTCTCCCACGGTCCCACCTGTCCTATCAATACCATCTTCTCCGACTGCCCCGCGTGCCCCGCCTGCCTCTACTTCCGCTTTCAAGGTTCCACCTTCACCCGCCCCGACTGCACCTAGCGCTCCATCTGAACCGAAAGTTCCAGAAGCTTCAGACGTACCAGAAGTCTCAGCTATACAAGAAGTCTCAGCTATACCAGAAGCCCCAGCTATACCAGAAGTATCGGCTAATGCTGGCGTGCCCGTCACAGCCGTGCCAATGTCCATTGCCCGTAACAACACATCTGCTTCAGACCCAATGCGTGTTGCCGCTTCAGTCAATTTCGGACGAGGCAG GTTCAACCGAGTTAACCGATCGGGCTCCACAATGTCGTCGGATTCTTCCGGCAATATAAGATTC GTACCACCTGCGCAGATAGCGCAACATTGGGGCGAAGAGTGGGTGCCCACGTTCACTCGAGACTTACAGCGGCAAAGGGACACGGTCGAGCCCTACAGTGACGCTTACCTCTCGGGTATGCCGCCCAAGAAACGTCGCTGTGTTCGCCAGTCGCGTCCGCCAACAACGCTCAATGCCTTCATAAATG AAAGCGTGTCAGAGGTGTCGTCCGAGTGTGACGAGGCCCAGGGCGAGGAGCTCCGCGTCGCCTTCCGCGAGCACGTGAGGTGTATAGCGCgagcgcgcgccgccgcctcgGAGGACTACGAGCCTCGCCGACTCGTGGCCACCGCGCGCTTCCTTAACCAGAACAG GACAAGCACGCGGAAGTCGCCGGAAAACGCCAACTCCGAATAA